From one Lotus japonicus ecotype B-129 chromosome 3, LjGifu_v1.2 genomic stretch:
- the LOC130749803 gene encoding molybdate transporter 1-like: MANQNPPSTPTSDVEAQKTTPSQTNPPPKRFTVKTVLQNVKTNLVFHSKWAELNGAMGDLGTFIPIVLALTLSKNLNLGTTLIFTGIYNIFTGMIYGVPMPVQPMKSIAAEALSDSGFGVPEIMTAGILTGAVLFFLGITGLMQLVYKLIPLSVVRGIQLAQGLSFAITAVKYVRKIQDIPKSKSLGPRHWFGLDGLVLAIVCACFIVIVNGAGEQNRGCCGDPGTEQTRNCDLDGQRSGEGEGARNRTIRDRVRKIVFSLPSAFLVFVLGVILAFIRRPKVVHEIEFGPSSMEVVKFSRHAWKKGFIKGTIPQLPLSILNSVIAVCKLSSDLFPEKEFSVTSISVTVGLMNLVGCWFGAVPTCHGAGGLAGQYKFGGRSGGCVALLGAAKLILGLVLGTSLAHILKQFPVGILGVLLLFAGIELAMCARDMNTKEDSFVCLICTAVSLMGSSAALGFLCGMVVYVLLKLRSWTKDKPLSTIWTLRSPM, translated from the exons ATGGCAAACCAAAACCCTCCTTCAACCCCAACCTCAGATGTTGAAGCTCAGAAAACCACTCCTTCTCAAACAAACCCTCCACCCAAAAGATTCACAGTCAAAACTGTGCTGCAGAATGTGAAAACCAACTTGGTTTTCCATTCAAAATGGGCTGAACTAAATGGTGCCATGGGTGACCTTGGCACCTTCATACCTATAGTGCTAGCATTGACTCTATCCAAGAACCTCAACCTTGGCACCACATTAATCTTCACAG GTATCTACAATATTTTTACTGGTATGATTTATGGGGTCCCCATGCCTGTCCAGCCAATGAAGTCTATTGCTGCTGAGGCCTTATCGGACTCCGGCTTTGGCGTGCCGGAGATTATGACCGCCGGAATCTTAACCGGGGCTGTGTTGTTTTTTCTGGGTATCACTGGGTTGATGCAGCTGGTGTACAAGTTGATTCCTCTATCTGTTGTTAGGGGAATCCAACTGGCACAGGGGTTGTCTTTTGCTATAACTGCTGTTAAATATGTGAGGAAGATTCAGGATATCCCAAAGTCTAAATCTTTGGGACCAAGGCATTGGTTTGGATTGGATGGGTTGGTTTTGGCTATAGTTTGTGCCTGTTTTATTGTGATTGTGAATGGGGCTGGGGAACAGAATCGTGGGTGTTGTGGTGATCCAGGTACAGAACAAACTAGAAATTGTGATTTGGATGGCCAAAGGAGTGGTGAGGGTGAGGGAGCAAGGAATAGGACTATTAGAGACAGAGTTAGAAAGATTGTGTTTTCACTTCCTTCTGCTTTTTTAGTCTTTGTGTTGGGTGTTATTTTGGCTTTTATTAGAAGGCCTAAAGTGGTACATGAAATTGAATTTGGACCCTCTTCCATGGAAGTGGTGAAATTCTCTAGGCATGCTTGGAAGAAAGGTTTTATCAAGGGAACAATTCCTCAGCTTCCATTGTCAATTTTGAACTCTGTGATTGCTGTTTGCAAGTTGTCATCAGATCTGTTCCCAGAAAAAGAATTCTCAGTAACTTCCATATCAGTGACTGTTGGTTTGATGAACTTGGTTGGTTGTTGGTTTGGCGCCGTGCCGACTTGCCATGGGGCTGGGGGGCTTGCAGGGCAGTACAAGTTTGGTGGAAGGAGTGGTGGGTGTGTGGCACTTCTTGGTGCTGCTAAATTGATACTGGGTTTGGTTCTGGGAACTTCATTGGCTCACATTTTGAAGCAGTTTCCAGTGGGGATCTTAGGTGTGTTGCTTCTGTTTGCTGGAATTGAACTTGCCATGTGTGCTAGGGACATGAACACCAAGGAAGATTCCTTTGTGTGTCTTATTTGCACTGCAGTTTCACTAATGGGTTCAAGTGCTGCTCTTGGATTTCTGTGTGGAATGGTTGTGTATGTGCTCCTTAAGCTAAGGAGTTGGACAAAAGATAAGCCACTTTCTACCATTTGGACACTGAGAAGCCCTATGTAA
- the LOC130749030 gene encoding uncharacterized protein LOC130749030 yields MGKWDHRPRRFFRPRRSPEPPPKFYDINAPLPEFRQDGIPLWEKKYCTKIGSVPWQKIVDSKKSMYCHSNVHNWNDSAAEEAFQNAKKRYWARINNLPCDISLPDPESFIEQIDWNPYIDPEQIKELDKAFFVLPDEEQGDATKNKRTKTSVDDEDAWKPTGTPLSRVLENKEWNQEDYHDDSGNMDNTDNPWECSVTRQNGGLTGNDNPWECSVTPQNGGLTDNSWKGDHAQSWGWNEGRDHDNQCRDWNSGFSQKDKGWGKVGCSSWSQQQSNDWASFSNSWGCKSSQQNVTPVNTGWGNRGANVSGWKQQENTDLSRGLQFKRNNGGCSAWNQSYQRREGSFRHNSGYNSSQFQRDDRETGNYWRRDRSNKRDFAR; encoded by the exons ATGGGGAAATGGGATCATCGTCCTCGTAGATTCTTTCGCCCTCGAAGATCGCCGGAACCGCCACCCAAATTCTACGATATCAATGCCCCTCTTCCTG AGTTTCGGCAGGACGGAATACCTTTATGGGAGAAGAAATATTGTACTAAGATTGGATCAGTACCATGGCAGAAGATTGTTGATTCGAAGAAGTCTATGTACTGCCACAGCAATGTGCACAATTGGAATGACTCAGCTGCTGAAGAGGCATTTCAAAACGCCAAAAAACGTTACTGGGCAAGAATCAACAACCTTCCGTGCGATATTTCTCTGCCCGATCCAGAATCTTTTATTGAGCAAATTGACTGGAACCCTTATATTGATCCTGAACAGATAAAGGAATTAGACAAAGCATTCTTTGTTCTCCCTGATGAGGAACAAGGGGATGccacaaaaaacaaaagaacaaaaacttcagttgatgatgaagatgcatGGAAACCTACTGGTACACCTCTTAGCAGAGTTTTAGAAAATAAAGAATGGAACCAGGAGGATTATCATGATGATTCTGGAAATATGGACAATACTGACAATCCCTGGGAGTGTAGTGTTACTCGTCAAAATGGAGGATTAACTGGCAATGACAATCCCTGGGAGTGTAGTGTTACTCCTCAAAATGGAGGATTAACTGACAATTCATGGAAAGGGGATCATGCTCAGTCATGGGGTTGGAATGAAGGAAGGGACCATGACAATCAGTGTAGGGATTGGAATTCTGGATTCTCACAGAAGGATAAAGGATGGGGTAAAGTTGGGTGTAGTTCTTGGAGCCAGCAACAGTCAAATGATTGGGCTAGCTTTAGCAACTCTTGGGGATGTAAGTCTAGCCAGCAGAATGTAACTCCAGTAAATACAGGATGGGGAAACAGGGGGGCAAATGTGTCAGGATGGAAGCAACAGGAAAATACTGATCTTTCAAGGGGTTTGCAATTTAAAAGGAATAATGGAGGTTGCAGTGCCTGGAACCAGAGTTACCAAAGGAGGGAAGGCTCTTTTAGACATAATTCAGGCTATAATAGTTCTCAATTTCAAAGGGATGATCGTGAAACTGGTAATTACTGGAGGAGGGATAGAAGTAACAAAAGAGATTTTGCCCGCTAA